A window of Actinomycetota bacterium contains these coding sequences:
- a CDS encoding SoxR reducing system RseC family protein, whose amino-acid sequence MVVEREGRCVLVHVARVNCAQCGGCGLLSRRGEHVMEFRARDDAGAEVGDEVLLRLPPRRLILSYLILFGLPLACMAGAFGLVALSFALAGGGDYQGAAVIAAVIAGLAGFWLGAFLAGRRGFSPVVLAVLGKAESGGKAGGYRGGVL is encoded by the coding sequence ATGGTCGTGGAGAGAGAAGGGCGCTGCGTCCTGGTGCACGTGGCGCGGGTGAACTGCGCGCAGTGCGGGGGATGCGGGCTGCTGTCCCGCCGCGGCGAGCACGTCATGGAGTTCAGGGCCCGCGACGATGCGGGGGCCGAGGTGGGGGACGAAGTACTCTTGCGGTTACCCCCGCGCCGCCTCATACTCTCCTACCTTATCCTGTTCGGCCTGCCCCTGGCTTGCATGGCCGGCGCTTTCGGCTTGGTGGCGCTCTCCTTCGCCCTGGCGGGTGGGGGAGATTACCAGGGAGCCGCCGTTATCGCGGCGGTGATCGCCGGCCTCGCGGGGTTTTGGTTGGGCGCTTTCCTGGCGGGGCGGCGGGGATTCTCACCCGTGGTGCTTGCGGTGCTGGGCAAGGCCGAGAGCGGAGGAAAGGCAGGGGGTTACCGGGGAGGGGTTCTTTGA
- a CDS encoding DUF4921 family protein, translating to MRRDPLGGWWTILAPSRSRRPGGMAGEGAAPAGVERGASGAASPCPFCPGNEALTPPEVWAEGREGGVPDTPGWKIRVIPNLYPALEGEEGEGFPPSASGRGGRTARGRHEVIIHTPVHDLPLSRMGPDDALRLMHAYRLRYRALCALAGVKQVIFIVNHGREAGASLAHPHTQAFALPLVPRAVRDELRNARGHHDRGCPLCAEREEARRGGRVVLENGGWTALAPFASRLPYETWFVPRRHEPDFGRARDGELRAMADILTRTLAALAHALGDPPYNLWLHAAPCDGKDYHYYHYHLELVPRLAVVAGFEMASGMHINVVDPEEAARKLRESLH from the coding sequence TTGAGGCGGGACCCCCTCGGCGGCTGGTGGACCATACTCGCCCCGTCCCGTTCCCGGCGGCCGGGGGGCATGGCGGGGGAGGGCGCAGCGCCCGCGGGGGTCGAAAGGGGAGCGAGCGGTGCCGCCTCCCCCTGCCCTTTCTGCCCCGGCAACGAGGCCCTCACCCCACCGGAGGTGTGGGCGGAGGGGAGGGAGGGCGGGGTGCCCGATACCCCGGGATGGAAGATCCGCGTGATCCCCAACCTCTACCCCGCGCTGGAGGGGGAAGAGGGAGAGGGCTTCCCGCCAAGCGCCAGCGGCAGGGGCGGGCGCACGGCGCGGGGACGTCACGAGGTCATAATCCACACGCCCGTGCACGACCTGCCCCTCTCGCGCATGGGACCGGACGACGCGTTGCGGCTCATGCACGCCTACCGGCTCCGCTACCGAGCCCTGTGCGCCCTTGCCGGCGTGAAGCAGGTCATCTTCATCGTCAACCATGGTCGCGAGGCTGGCGCCTCGCTCGCGCATCCCCACACGCAGGCCTTCGCCCTGCCGCTGGTGCCCCGCGCCGTGCGGGACGAGTTGCGCAACGCGCGCGGACATCACGACCGCGGCTGCCCCCTCTGCGCGGAGCGGGAGGAAGCCCGCCGCGGGGGACGCGTCGTCCTGGAGAACGGCGGCTGGACGGCCCTGGCGCCCTTCGCCTCGCGTCTCCCCTACGAGACATGGTTCGTCCCCCGCCGCCACGAACCCGACTTCGGGAGAGCGCGCGACGGCGAACTGCGGGCGATGGCCGACATCCTCACGCGCACCCTCGCGGCGCTGGCCCATGCCCTCGGCGATCCTCCCTACAACCTCTGGTTGCATGCCGCGCCCTGTGATGGCAAGGATTACCATTACTACCACTACCACCTGGAGCTGGTGCCCCGCCTGGCGGTGGTGGCCGGGTTCGAGATGGCCAGCGGCATGCACATCAACGTGGTGGACCCGGAGGAGGCAGCCCGGAAGCTGCGGGAATCCCTGCATTGA
- a CDS encoding NusG domain II-containing protein, translated as MREMKRGGEGLYLRRWWAPGDVVIVLGVVALSVFLILQSVAGAGGSGLEARVSANGKEVARVSLREGDRSLTVEGFQGRSTLEVRGGRVRMVDSACPDKLCVHTGWISRPGESIVCLPNRVVIEIEGGEGEPDVVNR; from the coding sequence TTGCGAGAGATGAAGCGGGGAGGGGAAGGCCTCTACCTGCGACGCTGGTGGGCGCCCGGGGACGTGGTGATAGTCCTGGGAGTGGTGGCCCTGAGCGTTTTCCTCATCCTCCAGAGCGTGGCCGGGGCCGGCGGCAGCGGCCTGGAGGCGCGGGTGAGCGCCAACGGTAAGGAGGTGGCGCGCGTCTCGTTGCGGGAAGGCGACCGCTCCCTGACCGTCGAGGGATTCCAGGGAAGGAGCACCCTGGAGGTGCGGGGAGGGCGGGTGCGCATGGTGGATTCCGCTTGTCCGGACAAACTCTGCGTTCACACCGGCTGGATATCCCGTCCCGGAGAGAGCATCGTCTGCCTCCCCAACCGCGTGGTCATCGAGATAGAGGGCGGAGAAGGAGAGCCGGATGTGGTCAACCGCTGA
- a CDS encoding DUF2752 domain-containing protein — MQRDVPGVTAGEKFAVSPPLSRLKGVSAETQLLCGGLLVLGGSYLYTYLEGFLERVTPGCLFHRLTGLPCLLCGMTRSLAATAHGRLAEAFRLHLLGPPLFGLLLLITSILSAERITGRRILPRPREGAWKRWGWATLAFLAAAWVGRLLLFGVNI, encoded by the coding sequence ATGCAGCGGGATGTTCCCGGGGTTACCGCAGGGGAAAAGTTTGCCGTGTCGCCACCGCTATCCCGGCTCAAGGGCGTTTCCGCGGAGACGCAGCTGCTGTGCGGCGGGCTGCTGGTCCTGGGCGGGTCCTATCTCTATACTTACCTCGAGGGCTTCCTGGAACGCGTGACCCCGGGATGCCTCTTCCACCGCCTGACCGGGCTGCCCTGCCTGCTCTGCGGCATGACGCGCAGCCTCGCCGCCACCGCCCACGGACGCCTGGCGGAGGCGTTCCGGCTGCACCTGCTGGGTCCACCGCTTTTCGGCCTGTTGCTTCTCATCACCTCGATTCTTTCGGCGGAGAGGATAACGGGGCGCCGCATCCTCCCCAGGCCGCGGGAGGGCGCCTGGAAGAGATGGGGCTGGGCTACCCTGGCCTTTCTGGCAGCGGCCTGGGTGGGCAGGTTGCTGCTCTTTGGGGTGAACATATAG
- a CDS encoding class I SAM-dependent methyltransferase, producing the protein MDVKEANIVFHDETSREYDQKWAIRFDEDMAGFVLSKFELGLGEPFPRGVRVMEIGCGTGYAMLNLGLAGVLEEAWGCDISQGMLDVCRDNAERLGIKVHLQRADAERLPYEDDFFDLVIGHAVLHHLPDLRASLREIHRVLKPGGRCIVAGEPTVAGHRLARVAKELANHGIKWYARLGGRLGKKRVKLRDYHAGDSQDDHELQELEFMVDIHTFHPRELCEMAREAGFREARFESEELLSSFIGWIFRTVENSVSEENISDRWRWGAYNTYKRVRSWDEKLYRYLPREWFYNLILCLRK; encoded by the coding sequence ATGGATGTAAAGGAAGCCAACATAGTATTTCACGACGAGACCAGCCGTGAGTACGACCAGAAGTGGGCCATACGCTTCGACGAGGACATGGCCGGCTTCGTCCTTTCCAAGTTCGAGCTGGGGCTCGGTGAGCCGTTTCCGCGCGGCGTCAGGGTTATGGAGATAGGTTGCGGCACCGGCTACGCCATGCTGAACCTGGGCCTGGCGGGAGTGCTGGAGGAGGCCTGGGGCTGCGACATCTCCCAGGGCATGCTGGACGTCTGCCGCGATAACGCGGAGCGCCTGGGGATAAAGGTGCACCTGCAGCGTGCCGATGCGGAACGCCTTCCCTACGAGGACGACTTTTTCGACCTGGTCATAGGGCACGCGGTCCTCCATCACCTTCCCGACCTGCGCGCCTCCCTGCGGGAGATACACAGGGTCCTCAAGCCGGGAGGCCGCTGCATCGTGGCGGGGGAGCCCACCGTCGCCGGGCACCGCCTGGCCAGGGTGGCCAAGGAGCTCGCCAACCATGGTATAAAATGGTATGCGCGCCTGGGAGGAAGGCTGGGGAAGAAAAGGGTGAAGCTGAGGGATTACCATGCCGGCGACTCGCAGGATGACCACGAGCTGCAGGAGCTGGAGTTCATGGTCGATATCCACACCTTCCATCCACGGGAATTATGCGAGATGGCGCGGGAGGCGGGGTTCCGGGAGGCGCGCTTCGAGAGCGAGGAGCTGCTCTCCAGCTTCATAGGATGGATATTCCGCACGGTGGAGAACAGCGTCAGCGAGGAGAACATCAGCGACCGCTGGCGCTGGGGGGCCTACAACACGTACAAGCGTGTGCGCTCCTGGGACGAGAAGCTCTACCGGTACCTGCCCCGGGAGTGGTTCTACAACCTCATCCTCTGCCTGAGGAAGTGA
- a CDS encoding Gx transporter family protein, whose product MWSTADRVRRVPIPPGDRRAYLVSRLGLLVALGLVLQILEGMLPPVLPLPGAKLGLANLATIIALVSMGTWEALVVNVLRCLLGGLLRGSFIGLTLSLAAGTAATLVMAAVRASRLPGVSLTGMSVAGAVTHNAAQLGVAVWLVGFPGLRHYLPYLLLIAVPTGFVIGIVARRLLLALSGGLAAARDRSPSHSPSHIWDNIPDSERPGGEPALRVSGAREREAAAVGKAAAAPERAPARRGVAVLFEGVSLSYPGREGSFALRDVDLSVGEGEFVAVTGPNGSGKSTLCRLVNGLLLPTEGRVTVHGLDTSLPADLTAIRASVGMIMQDPDHQIVASTVEEDVAFGPENLGLPREEIAVRVEEALRLAGLAAMRRRQSHLLSLGEKKRLALAGALAMRPRLLLCDECTEMLDAPGREELLLTLLRLREEHGLTLLFVTHRPDEMLLADRLLLLEGGRITYDGTPRAFFQEKEILERCRLRPPQLLLLARELEERGLRVSPCPSGVPELVEEICASP is encoded by the coding sequence ATGTGGTCAACCGCTGACCGCGTGCGCAGGGTCCCCATCCCCCCCGGCGACCGCCGCGCCTACCTGGTAAGCCGCCTGGGTCTGCTGGTGGCGCTGGGCCTGGTGCTGCAGATCCTGGAGGGCATGCTCCCGCCCGTGCTTCCCCTTCCCGGCGCCAAGCTGGGGCTGGCCAACCTGGCCACCATCATCGCCCTGGTCAGCATGGGTACCTGGGAGGCCCTGGTGGTCAACGTGCTGCGCTGCCTCCTGGGCGGGCTCCTCAGGGGAAGCTTCATCGGCCTGACCCTCAGCCTCGCCGCCGGCACCGCCGCGACCCTGGTGATGGCGGCCGTCCGCGCCTCGAGGCTTCCGGGGGTATCCCTCACGGGGATGAGCGTCGCCGGCGCGGTGACCCACAACGCCGCCCAGCTGGGAGTGGCCGTCTGGCTTGTCGGTTTCCCGGGGCTGCGCCATTACCTGCCCTACCTCCTGCTCATCGCCGTCCCCACCGGATTCGTCATAGGCATCGTCGCCCGCCGGCTCCTCCTCGCCCTGTCCGGGGGCCTCGCGGCTGCAAGGGACCGGTCCCCGTCGCATTCTCCGTCGCATATATGGGATAATATTCCAGATAGCGAGCGGCCCGGCGGAGAACCCGCGCTCCGAGTAAGCGGCGCGAGGGAGCGGGAGGCCGCGGCAGTCGGGAAGGCCGCGGCGGCGCCGGAGCGGGCGCCCGCGCGCCGCGGAGTTGCCGTTCTCTTCGAGGGGGTCTCTCTGAGCTACCCCGGGCGTGAAGGCTCCTTCGCACTGCGGGACGTCGACCTTTCCGTGGGGGAAGGCGAGTTCGTGGCCGTGACGGGACCCAACGGCTCCGGGAAGTCCACCCTCTGCCGCCTGGTCAACGGGCTCCTGCTCCCCACGGAGGGAAGGGTCACCGTGCACGGCCTGGATACTTCCCTCCCCGCCGACCTTACCGCCATCCGCGCCAGCGTGGGCATGATCATGCAGGACCCCGACCACCAGATCGTCGCCTCCACGGTGGAGGAAGACGTGGCCTTCGGGCCGGAGAACCTGGGCCTTCCCCGGGAGGAGATAGCCGTCCGGGTGGAGGAGGCCCTGCGCCTCGCCGGCCTCGCCGCAATGCGTCGCCGCCAGTCCCACCTTCTCTCCCTGGGGGAGAAGAAGCGCCTCGCGCTGGCGGGAGCGCTGGCCATGCGTCCCCGCCTCCTCCTCTGCGACGAGTGCACGGAGATGCTCGACGCCCCCGGCCGCGAGGAACTGCTCTTGACCCTGCTCCGCCTGCGGGAGGAGCACGGCCTGACCCTGCTCTTCGTCACGCACCGCCCCGACGAGATGCTCCTCGCCGACCGCCTCCTGCTGCTGGAAGGAGGTAGGATCACCTACGACGGCACGCCGCGGGCGTTTTTCCAGGAAAAGGAAATCCTCGAGCGTTGCCGCCTGCGCCCGCCGCAGCTCCTGCTCCTGGCCAGGGAACTGGAGGAGCGGGGACTGCGCGTCTCCCCTTGCCCGTCCGGGGTCCCCGAGCTGGTGGAGGAGATATGTGCCTCACCCTGA
- a CDS encoding acyltransferase — translation MYTPRYWVFLYRFLRFKVLHPRVKTNGFFFLPRRYEVVLRKGGRMSIGRWVWIGRNNAIRCHEGELHIGDHTIFGSDNTINCYTGIYIGPNCLFADSVYVVDFDHNYWDPVIPIRSQGITKDVIRLEGDTWIGAKACILRGVTVGKGSVIGALSLVNRDVPPYAVVGGVPARVIAWRPRPYAEKGEGEEGGAAESVP, via the coding sequence ATGTACACCCCGCGTTACTGGGTCTTCCTCTATCGTTTCCTGCGCTTCAAGGTGCTGCATCCCCGCGTGAAGACGAACGGCTTCTTCTTCCTGCCCAGGCGTTACGAGGTGGTGTTGCGGAAGGGGGGGCGCATGAGCATCGGGCGGTGGGTCTGGATAGGGAGGAACAACGCCATCAGGTGCCACGAGGGCGAGCTGCACATAGGGGACCACACCATCTTCGGGAGCGACAACACCATAAACTGCTACACGGGGATATATATCGGGCCCAACTGCCTTTTCGCCGACTCGGTCTACGTCGTGGACTTCGACCACAACTACTGGGACCCCGTCATCCCCATACGCTCCCAGGGCATCACCAAGGACGTGATACGCCTCGAGGGGGACACGTGGATCGGCGCGAAGGCCTGCATCCTGCGCGGGGTCACGGTGGGTAAGGGGTCCGTGATCGGGGCCCTGAGCCTGGTGAACCGTGACGTGCCTCCCTACGCGGTGGTGGGCGGTGTGCCGGCACGGGTGATCGCCTGGCGGCCCCGTCCTTATGCCGAGAAGGGGGAGGGGGAAGAGGGAGGGGCGGCGGAGAGCGTCCCGTGA
- a CDS encoding prepilin-type N-terminal cleavage/methylation domain-containing protein: protein MRTKERYASREEGFTIVELMMVLLVIGILVGIAVASYSFSVSTSKETACRANLRVVREGIAAYYAKNGRNPATLYELVPDYIDRGFTFRCPYSLEEYSYDPASGSVSCPYHANL, encoded by the coding sequence ATGAGAACGAAGGAGAGGTACGCGAGTCGGGAGGAAGGCTTTACCATCGTGGAGCTGATGATGGTGCTCCTCGTCATCGGCATCCTGGTGGGCATCGCCGTCGCCTCCTACTCCTTTTCCGTTTCGACGAGCAAGGAAACGGCGTGCCGGGCCAACCTGAGAGTCGTCCGTGAGGGGATAGCCGCCTACTACGCCAAGAACGGCCGCAACCCCGCGACCCTTTACGAACTGGTGCCGGATTATATCGATCGCGGCTTTACCTTCCGCTGCCCCTATTCGCTTGAGGAATATTCATACGACCCCGCAAGCGGAAGCGTCTCCTGCCCGTATCACGCTAACCTTTGA
- a CDS encoding CoA-binding protein: MDQELKKSLDRIFHPSSVAIAGVSERRDSPGTLFLRSLLDMGFPGDLHPVNPRYAEIMGMRCYPDITSLPRVPDLAILSVPPEAVPPLVRECAAAGVGGCVINTAGFSESGRPEGRRLEEEIRQAKEGSALRLVGPNCMGIYSSRGRVALFAGMFPVTGRAGMISQSGSISSISFLTGMERGILFDKIVSSGNELDLNCSDFLAYLAEDASVEIIMAYLEEVREARRFLAVAASLRGRKPLLVFKGGLTPAGNRAAASHTAALGGNAEILEGAARQAGIILVEDLGQMLDIAAALYHLPPPRGRRVAIVSSPGGLGVNSADAVERAGLQTAVLSAQTVAELSSFLPGEGTSFSNPVDLGFGAVVPGNYRRVLEILDRDPGVDIILAVGSAPASRDGDIGLLKSITDEVLEARQRMDTPVVVVLFPSAFAAPHAARLHAAAVPAYLTPTAACLSLRRYVDFHRAAGRT, translated from the coding sequence ATGGACCAGGAGCTGAAGAAGAGCCTCGACCGCATTTTCCACCCCTCATCCGTCGCCATCGCGGGCGTATCCGAGCGCAGGGACAGTCCGGGGACCCTCTTCCTTCGTTCCCTGCTGGACATGGGGTTCCCCGGCGACCTCCACCCGGTGAACCCCCGCTACGCCGAGATCATGGGCATGCGCTGCTACCCGGACATCACCTCCCTGCCGCGCGTGCCGGACCTGGCCATACTGAGCGTGCCGCCGGAGGCCGTCCCTCCCCTGGTGCGCGAATGCGCCGCCGCAGGGGTGGGAGGGTGCGTGATCAACACTGCCGGTTTCTCCGAGAGCGGCCGTCCCGAGGGGAGGAGGCTCGAGGAGGAGATACGGCAGGCGAAAGAGGGCAGCGCCCTGCGGCTGGTGGGGCCGAACTGCATGGGGATATACTCCTCCCGCGGTCGCGTGGCTCTCTTCGCGGGCATGTTCCCCGTCACGGGCCGTGCCGGCATGATATCGCAGAGCGGCTCCATCTCCAGCATAAGCTTCCTTACGGGGATGGAGAGGGGCATACTCTTCGACAAGATCGTCTCCAGCGGCAACGAGCTCGACCTCAACTGTTCCGATTTCCTGGCCTACCTCGCCGAGGACGCCTCCGTGGAGATCATCATGGCCTACCTTGAGGAGGTGCGCGAGGCGAGGCGCTTCCTCGCCGTCGCCGCAAGCCTGCGGGGGAGAAAACCCCTCCTGGTGTTCAAGGGCGGCCTCACCCCGGCCGGCAACAGGGCCGCCGCCAGCCACACCGCCGCGCTGGGGGGAAACGCGGAGATCCTGGAGGGAGCAGCGCGACAGGCAGGGATCATCCTGGTGGAGGACCTGGGACAGATGCTCGACATCGCCGCCGCCCTCTACCACCTGCCCCCGCCACGCGGACGCCGGGTGGCCATCGTCAGCTCGCCGGGCGGCCTGGGGGTCAACTCCGCCGACGCGGTGGAGAGGGCCGGCCTCCAGACCGCCGTGCTCTCCGCGCAGACCGTCGCCGAACTCTCCTCCTTCCTTCCCGGCGAGGGCACCAGTTTCTCCAACCCGGTCGACCTCGGGTTCGGTGCCGTGGTTCCCGGCAATTACCGGCGCGTACTCGAGATCCTGGACCGCGACCCCGGCGTGGACATCATCCTCGCGGTGGGCAGCGCCCCGGCTTCGCGCGACGGCGACATCGGGCTGCTCAAGAGCATCACGGACGAGGTGCTCGAGGCGCGGCAGCGCATGGATACTCCCGTCGTCGTGGTGCTCTTTCCCAGCGCCTTCGCGGCCCCCCACGCGGCGAGGCTGCACGCCGCCGCGGTGCCCGCCTACCTGACCCCCACGGCCGCCTGCCTCTCCCTCCGCCGCTACGTGGACTTCCACCGCGCCGCTGGACGTACGTGA
- a CDS encoding ATP-binding cassette domain-containing protein — translation MCLTLKDVRFTYLPGTPMAREVLRGVDLEVREGEVLCLMGRTGAGKSTLLQVASGLLAPSGGRILLDGRRTDSSRRPRQALRGAVGALLQSPSSQLFAETVERDVSFGLRDLSLSPSETRARAHEALRLVGLDPAAYAGLSPFALSEGEMRRVALAGVLVTRPRFLLLDEPFSGLDGQGREGLATILSSLRREGTGILMATHDWEEVTQLADRVAVLTEGRIAMCGARDTVVADVEGLVRAGLRPPPLAEVFHELRARGFALPGVVLDAREAAQAIISCRQAAGGRER, via the coding sequence ATGTGCCTCACCCTGAAGGACGTGCGTTTCACCTACCTGCCCGGGACCCCCATGGCCAGGGAGGTGCTGCGCGGCGTGGACCTTGAGGTGCGCGAGGGCGAGGTGCTCTGCCTCATGGGCCGCACGGGGGCCGGGAAATCCACCCTGCTCCAGGTGGCCTCGGGACTCCTCGCCCCCTCGGGGGGGCGCATCCTCCTGGACGGAAGGCGTACGGACTCCTCCCGCAGGCCACGGCAGGCCCTGCGCGGCGCGGTCGGCGCGCTCCTGCAGTCTCCGTCCTCGCAGCTCTTCGCCGAGACGGTGGAAAGGGACGTCTCCTTCGGCCTGCGGGACCTCTCCCTCTCCCCTTCCGAGACGAGGGCGAGGGCACATGAAGCCCTGCGCCTGGTGGGGCTGGACCCCGCCGCCTACGCCGGCCTCTCTCCCTTTGCCCTCAGCGAGGGGGAGATGCGGCGCGTGGCCCTGGCCGGCGTGCTGGTCACGCGCCCCCGTTTTCTGCTCCTGGACGAACCGTTCAGCGGCCTGGACGGCCAGGGGAGGGAGGGTCTCGCGACGATACTCTCCTCCCTGCGCCGTGAGGGCACGGGGATCCTCATGGCGACGCATGACTGGGAGGAGGTGACGCAGCTCGCAGACCGCGTGGCGGTGCTCACAGAAGGACGCATCGCCATGTGCGGGGCTAGGGATACGGTCGTCGCGGACGTGGAGGGCCTGGTCCGGGCGGGGCTGCGCCCCCCTCCCCTGGCGGAGGTGTTTCACGAGCTGAGGGCCAGGGGCTTTGCCCTCCCCGGCGTCGTCCTCGACGCGCGGGAAGCGGCGCAGGCCATCATCTCGTGCCGGCAGGCCGCGGGGGGGAGGGAAAGATGA
- a CDS encoding DUF4234 domain-containing protein, translating into MEGYQQPAQGASALSYHVGARASTDFMTDPGMAILLSLVTCGIYGFYIIYKLVQRRDEHFRRMAGVVDSAIATLREKARGREDLIAPELAQLEQVRMQMNAMATESFAAWRV; encoded by the coding sequence ATGGAAGGTTACCAGCAACCCGCGCAGGGCGCATCCGCGCTCTCCTACCACGTGGGCGCCCGCGCCAGCACCGACTTCATGACCGACCCCGGCATGGCCATACTGCTCTCCCTCGTCACCTGCGGTATCTACGGCTTTTACATCATCTACAAGCTGGTGCAGAGGAGGGACGAGCATTTTCGGCGCATGGCGGGAGTGGTCGATTCCGCCATCGCCACCCTGCGGGAGAAGGCAAGGGGCAGGGAGGACCTGATCGCGCCGGAGCTGGCGCAGCTGGAGCAGGTGCGCATGCAGATGAACGCCATGGCCACGGAGAGTTTCGCCGCATGGCGCGTTTAG
- a CDS encoding DUF4234 domain-containing protein, giving the protein MSSALAKLGLSSQAAQAVPSVPRREFVTFLLLSIVTCGIYGLYWMYVMIKDFNDHFMAQVAWEDFLVQALG; this is encoded by the coding sequence ATGAGCAGCGCGCTGGCCAAGCTGGGGCTCTCGTCGCAGGCGGCGCAGGCCGTGCCCTCGGTGCCCCGGCGCGAGTTCGTGACCTTCCTCCTGCTCTCCATCGTCACCTGCGGCATCTACGGACTCTACTGGATGTACGTGATGATCAAGGACTTCAACGACCATTTCATGGCCCAGGTGGCGTGGGAGGACTTCCTAGTCCAGGCGCTGGGCTGA
- a CDS encoding energy-coupling factor transporter transmembrane protein EcfT: protein MKGLHRIRLGQHYAVPSPVHRLDARSKLLCALALLVGAFAIRGAAGILVLAFFSLLVIYLAKLPPRQVLAGLRSVLVLLVITALVQLLFSPGRVLWRWGPFSITNTGVENGVVFTMRLALAVILLVILTMTTGPVELLGGMEYFLSPLGKLGFPVRETAMILATAFRFLPVMLGRAGEIAKAQEARGADFSSGNPLRRARSLLPLFIPLFNSCFRDAEELGAAMAARGYRGGAGRTSHRTARPGLPDAVALIIVGAVLALASLVPA, encoded by the coding sequence ATGAAGGGGCTTCATCGCATCCGCCTGGGGCAGCATTACGCCGTCCCCTCTCCCGTGCACCGCCTGGACGCCCGCAGCAAGCTCCTCTGCGCCCTGGCCCTCCTGGTGGGCGCCTTCGCCATCCGCGGAGCCGCGGGGATCCTGGTGCTCGCCTTCTTCTCCCTCCTCGTCATCTACCTGGCCAAGCTCCCTCCCCGGCAGGTACTTGCGGGGTTGCGCTCGGTCCTCGTACTCCTCGTCATCACCGCCCTTGTCCAGCTGCTCTTCTCTCCCGGCCGGGTGTTGTGGCGATGGGGGCCGTTCTCCATAACCAACACGGGCGTGGAGAACGGCGTGGTCTTCACCATGCGCCTGGCGCTTGCCGTCATTCTGCTGGTCATCCTGACCATGACCACCGGGCCGGTGGAGCTCCTGGGAGGCATGGAGTACTTCCTCTCGCCGCTGGGAAAGCTGGGTTTCCCGGTGCGGGAAACGGCCATGATACTGGCGACCGCCTTCCGCTTCCTCCCCGTCATGCTGGGACGTGCCGGGGAGATAGCGAAGGCGCAGGAGGCGCGGGGGGCCGACTTCTCCAGCGGCAATCCCCTGCGGCGTGCGCGGTCCCTGCTCCCCCTCTTCATCCCCCTCTTCAACAGCTGCTTCCGCGACGCGGAGGAACTGGGAGCCGCCATGGCGGCCCGCGGCTACCGCGGCGGGGCGGGACGCACCTCCCACCGTACCGCCCGGCCCGGCCTGCCGGACGCTGTCGCGCTCATCATCGTGGGCGCAGTGTTGGCCCTCGCCTCCCTGGTGCCGGCCTGA